The Paenibacillus sp. 481 DNA window TGCCTTATACGTATCTATGGATATCGGGATATGCGGAAATTGTGCATGAAGTGCCTCGATAACCGGAATAACGCGCCGCAACTCTTCCTCGACATCGACCGGGGCGTGACCTGGACGTGTGGATTCGCCGCCAACGTCAATAATATGTGCGCCATGCTCAATCATGATTTGTGCATGAGCAACTGCTTCTTCTAAACGATTATGACGCCCTCCATCCGAGAATGAATCAGGTGTAACGTTTAAAATACCCATAATCAAAGTTTGTTGTCCTAGTTCAAGCGTAGTGCCTCTATAGTTATATGTTCTATTTAAAAATGATGGTTGCAGTACCATATGACTAACTCCTCTTTAGCTCACTCACCACGGACTGCCTTATCGTCAACATGTGACTGAGCTTGCTTCTTATTCATCTTCGTCTCGCAAAGCGGCACTACGATATGCGGTTAATAAGCTCGATGTAATCGGCCCAATCTGACCGCTACCTATTTCCGTGATCACCTGCTCTGTATCAATAAGCTTCGTTATAGGCACTAACTCTTGAACAGATGTCGTCATAAACACTTCATCAGCTTCTAATAGGTCTGCCCATGTATACATGCCCTCATGCGTCTTTATACCTAAGCGCCATGCAAGTTCTAAGACGAGTCCGCGAGTAATACCTGGCAAAATGCCCGTGTCTACACTTGGTGTATACAACTCTCCTCGCTTGATGAACAACACGTTGCTCACAATCCCTTCCGTGAGGAAGCCATGTTCATTAAGCATTAGACCTTCTGCTCCCTGTAGAGCAGAGGGAAGTGAAGCAAGTTCACGCTTCGCGATAATATTGTTCATATAGTGACCCGATTTGAAACGTATCGTTGATTCTGGGCTGTTGCGACGGGTGCGGAGTAGCTGTAGCGGCTTGCCTGTATCGTAGAGTTGATCGAGCACGACAGGGAGCGGTTTCGCAAAAACGATCGTCATCGGTCTTGAATAGTCGCCGACAGGCAGACCGAATTCATTCTCCCCTGCGCTTATTGTATAACGAACATAAGCTTCGGCAAGTCCATTCGCAGCCATAACATCTTGGATATGCTTGCGCGTTGTCTCTAATTGAAGCTCATAACTAATTCCGAGCGATTCACAAGCCGAAGACAATCGTTCCAAATGTCTTCTCAAAAGAAACGGTCGTCCATTGTATGTCCGCATCGTTTCAAACAAGGTCATTCCGTACAAAAAGCCGTGATCCATTACGGGAATCACGGCCTCCTTTGCTGGCTGCAGCACCCCGTTCCACCCGACAACGTTCATGTTATTTGCCTACCTTTGTTTGCAAAAAGTTGCGCAATATTTGATGCCCGTGATCAGTAATAATCGATTCAGGGTGGAATTGGACACCTTCTATAGGATATTGCTTATGACGCAGGCCCATAATTTCACCTTCGGCCGTTTCTGCTGTAATCTCCAAGCAGTCCGGCAACGTCTCGCGATCCACGATTAGGGAATGGTAGCGAGTTGCTATAAATGGACTTGGCAAGCCTGCAAATACGGACGTACCTTGATGTTGAATGGGAGACGTCTTGCCATGCATGAGTCGTTCAGCACGGACGACATTGCCGCCAAACGCTTGTCCAATCGATTGATGGCCAAGGCATACACCGAAGATCGGGATGATGCCTTTAAAATGATTAATAACTTCTAGCGATATACCTGCCTCATTAGGTGTACATGGCCCTGGTGAGAGCAGCAGGTGATCGGGCTGCAATTGCTCGATGCCTGCAATATCAATTTCGTCATTGCGAAATACTTTTACTTCTTCGCCAAGCTCTCCTAAGTATTGCACCAAGTTATACGTAAACGAGTCATAGTTATCAATGACGAGTATCATTGGGGGTCACCTCTCCTGTGCGCATTCACGCCATCGTATTATATTAAATGTATAGGTTCATTAATAATAAAGCTACGAATAATGCTATAAAAAAAATTGAAAAAGATATGGATTGCGTTACAAACTAAACGGCGTTCCCGTTCAAGGATCTGATTGGTTACAGCTAGTATAATCAAAGGCGGGAACAATGAAAAGAGAGAGCTTTGTCGCTGTTTGTCGGATATAACAAAAATCCTCGCTGCGCGAGGCAGACGATACAGTTCGTCGGCACTCTTTCGTTGCGAGGATATTGCAATACGTTCTATTATACGCTACACGTAGCGTTTCAATTAGTTGTCGAAATTGAACAGCGGCGTACTCAAGTAACGTTCGCCATTGCTCGGCACGATAGCGACGACGCGCTTGCCTGCGCCAAGCTCTTTCGCGACTTGCAGGGCAGCGTGGATAGCTGCGCCGGAAGAAATACCAACGAGCAAACCTTCTACCTTCGCCACTGCGCGTGCAACCTCGAAAGCAACCTCATTTTCAACCGGAATAATTTGATCATAAATTTCACGGTTCAAAATTTCAGGTACGAAGTTAGCACCAATACCTTGAATCTTGTGCGGTCCTGGCTGGCCGCCGGACAGGATAGGCGAAGCGGCTGGCTCAACGGCTACAACGCGCAGGCCTGGGAAGTTGCTCTTCAACACTTCACCAGCACCAGAAATCGTACCGCCTGTACCGATACCTGCTACAAACGCATCCAGCTTGCCATCGAGGGATTGAATCGCTTCGACGATTTCTGGACCTGTCGTTTCAATGTGGACCTTAGGGTTTGCTGCATTTTTAAATTGTTGTGGCATAAAGTAGTTAGGGTTCTCAGCCGCCAACTCCTCCGCTTTGCGTACAGCACCGTTCATGCCTTCAGCACCCGGAGTTAAGACCAACTCAGCTCCGTAAGCGCGCAGCAAGTTGCGACGCTCAACGCTCATTGTCTCTGGCATCACAAGAATCGCTTTGTATCCTTTAGCCGCTGCAACGAGAGCGAGACCGATTCCTGTATTGCCGCTCGTTGGCTCGACAATAGTATCTCCAGGTTTCAACACACCTTCTTGCTCTGCTACTTCGACCATGCTAATTGCAATACGGTCTTTTACGCTTGAACCTGGGTTCTGATACTCCAGCTTCACATAAATCTCTGCACTACCCTCTGGTA harbors:
- a CDS encoding aminotransferase class IV, which produces MNVVGWNGVLQPAKEAVIPVMDHGFLYGMTLFETMRTYNGRPFLLRRHLERLSSACESLGISYELQLETTRKHIQDVMAANGLAEAYVRYTISAGENEFGLPVGDYSRPMTIVFAKPLPVVLDQLYDTGKPLQLLRTRRNSPESTIRFKSGHYMNNIIAKRELASLPSALQGAEGLMLNEHGFLTEGIVSNVLFIKRGELYTPSVDTGILPGITRGLVLELAWRLGIKTHEGMYTWADLLEADEVFMTTSVQELVPITKLIDTEQVITEIGSGQIGPITSSLLTAYRSAALRDEDE
- the cysK gene encoding cysteine synthase A; translated protein: MARIVNNVTELIGDTPLVRLNRIVPEGSAEIYVKLEYQNPGSSVKDRIAISMVEVAEQEGVLKPGDTIVEPTSGNTGIGLALVAAAKGYKAILVMPETMSVERRNLLRAYGAELVLTPGAEGMNGAVRKAEELAAENPNYFMPQQFKNAANPKVHIETTGPEIVEAIQSLDGKLDAFVAGIGTGGTISGAGEVLKSNFPGLRVVAVEPAASPILSGGQPGPHKIQGIGANFVPEILNREIYDQIIPVENEVAFEVARAVAKVEGLLVGISSGAAIHAALQVAKELGAGKRVVAIVPSNGERYLSTPLFNFDN
- the pabA gene encoding aminodeoxychorismate/anthranilate synthase component II, which produces MILVIDNYDSFTYNLVQYLGELGEEVKVFRNDEIDIAGIEQLQPDHLLLSPGPCTPNEAGISLEVINHFKGIIPIFGVCLGHQSIGQAFGGNVVRAERLMHGKTSPIQHQGTSVFAGLPSPFIATRYHSLIVDRETLPDCLEITAETAEGEIMGLRHKQYPIEGVQFHPESIITDHGHQILRNFLQTKVGK